ATATTAGTTTGGTCAAGTTCATTGGTGCGATCATTTAATTCATTATTTATTGTTTGTAACTCCTCATTGGCAGATTGAAGTTCTTCATTCATGGTCTCCATTTCTTGATTTGTTGATTGCAATTCTTCATTGGTTGTTTCTAATTCTTCATTAGTTGATTGCAATTCTTCATTGGTTGTTTCTAATTCTTCATTAGTTGATTGCAATTCTTCATTGGTTGTTTCTAATTCCTGTCGAGATCGTTGTAATGCTGTCTGGAGTTTTAGATAACGACTAACATCATTAAATGAAATTGTTACACCGATAATAGTTTGATCTAAATCTTGTAAAGGAATAATTTTCATATATAAATTTTGAATTTCTGAATTAGCTTGAAAACGTTCAACATTTGTGAGTGTAATCGGATGTCTTTCACTATATACCTGTTCAATGAGTGAGCGTAATTCTACAGGTCTATAAGATAATTCTAAATCCTGAAAAGGGCGGTTTAAATCTCTAATTGTCAGACCAAATAAATTCCGAGCTTGTTCATTAATCATGATTAATGTACCTTGATTATCAATGACAACTTGAGCGCTATTTGCCGTATCAAAAGCCAATTCCCTAATCCGTACCGCTAAGGAATACAAATTATTAACTAATTCTTTATCGTGTGAATTTGCCATAATTAGTTGACGATTGCGGATGTTTCCCAAAGATACTTTTGCAAATATCCGATTTTTTAAATCTATAGGTATAAATAAATTAGAGTGCATTACTAACATCTCTGCTTTTCCTAAAAACAGATAGCTATTATCATTAAGAGCAAAATGAAAGCGATTAATAATTTTTCCTTGTATTTCCGAATTAAAATACATTAATGTATTCCGACAAACCAATAAATCTAAACGAGAAATTGGTGCATCTTGAAGTAAATCATGACGACCAAAAATTACACAACGACGCAAATCTTGGCGAAAAACATAATTTTTATTTACTAAATCAAAATATTTATCGCGCAGTTCTAATGGGACTTCATGAATATTTCTGGCTGGATAAATAGCTTGACGAGCTTCGATGAGAGCTTCTTCATCTATATCTGTTGCGTAAATTTTTACCCGCTTACGAAACTCTTCTATTCCTAATATTTCTGCTATCACCATTGATAAAGTATAGGCTTCCTGCCCAGAAGCACAACCAGCACTCCAGATCCGAATCAGTTCATCTTCTTGTTTATTTTTGATGATGCTAGGTATAACTTCTGTGGCTAAATATTCCCAAGCTAAAGTATCTCTAAAAAAAGCAGTAACGTTAATTAAAATAGTATTAAATAAATCTTTAAACTCATCTGGATGAACTTCTAAATAATCTTGATAATTCGCAAAAGTATCTATATTTAAAGTCTCCATCTCTTTGATAACACGCCGCATTAAGGTTGAGCGTTTGTAACCTGTGAAATCAAACCCTCTGTTAGTTTTCAAATATTGCAAGAGACTTTCAAAATCAAGGTCTTTTTGTGGAGGATTCATAAGCTCAATACCGATTTTTCTATAAATATTGTTAGTTGTTAAGTAGATTGGCTGAAATAAATATCAAAATAATATTGTCGATTGGGGCAGGCTAGAAGCCCACCCTGTAAAGGCAAGACCAGGAAGAGAAAGAGGGATAGTAGGCAAGGAGGATTTTATCCACAAAATACTCAATTTATGGGTAGTTTTATGACCAATCATCCCTTTCTTGTCTGCCTTGTCACCTTGTCTGCCTTGTCTTGTCCTCATGTGGGCATCCTGCCTGCCCATATTATATTTAATTGTGCCTACCGACTTAAATGATTTTAGATCAAGTTTAAACCTGTATAGACTCGTTTAATCAATAGCATACTTGAGTATGTAACTAAAACCTTAATTTGGCAACACTATTTTTTATAGCTAGTATTTGATAATAACCTAAATTGCCGATAGATTAGGAATGAGCATGAGGCATTACCAAAGTCATCAGGGCTGAAGAAATTTCTGCCAAAGGTAAGACAAAATCTACATCTCCAGTCTTAATTGCTGCGGACGGCATTCCTGCAAATTCAGCACTTTTGTCATCTTGGACAATTACCGTACCACCCATTTTTTTAATTGCTTCTATCCCCATTGCTCCATCATTACCAGTTCCCGTTAGCACAACTGCGATCGCTCTTTCTTTATAACTTGCAGCTACAGATTCAAACAATAAATCTGCCGAAGGACGGAGAAAATGTACCATTTCCGACTGAGATAAAGAAGCTTTCCCCTCACTACTAACCAAAAGGTGATTATTAGGGGGAGCAATATAAACAGTCCCTGGAGTTAATTCATCTCCTTCATTTGCTTGTACTACTGTCAATGGAGTGCGACGACTGAGAATTTCTGCCATTAGCGATGGATGACGAGGATCTAAATGTTGAACAATAACAATAGCTGATTTGAAATTTGCGGGTAAATTTGCCAGCACCTCAATTAGTGCCGTTAACCCCCCGGCAGAAGCTGCTAAAGCGACAATATCAAAGTCAGGAAGATTTGCCATATTTGTCCTTGAAGATCATAGTTTCTCCAATCCTAGGTATATCAAAATTTCTAATTCATGCCATGCACCTATGGATATAGAGAAGGATTTAGTAGGGGCGCAGGGCCTGCGCCCATTCAACTCTTGCTAATTTTCTGCTTCCAGATTTTTTTTCGCTGCCGATAATTGCTGTTTATATTCCTCACTAAGTTGCGGATATTGCAAATTTAATTCCTGTAATTTTGTGCAAATAATATCTGCGACTACCAACCTTGTAAACCATTTACGATCAGCAGGAATAATATACCAAGGAGCAGATTCTGTACTTGTATGGTTGAAAACTTGCTCATAAGCATTCATGTAATCATCCCAAAAAGCTCGTTCTTTCACATCACTAGCCGAAAATTTCCAATGTTTTTCCGGTGAATCAATCCTTGCTAAAAAACGCTTTCTTTGCATTGCTTTTGAGACATTCAGGAAAAACTTTAAAACAATAACTCCATTATTTACCAAGTAGTTTTCAAAATTGTTAATTTCCTCAAATCGCTGTTTCCATATCTGATCACCTTTAGGAAAATTAGGTAATTGTTGTTTTTTGAGAATTTCTGGATGTACCCGCACTATCAGTAATTCTTCATAATATGAACGGTTAAAGATGCCAATTCTTCCCCTTTCTGGTAAAGACTTCATCGAACGCCATAAATAATCATGATCTAATTCTTCTTCACTAGGTGATTTAAAACTAAATACCTGACATCCTTGGGGATTCACGCCAGACATAACGTGTTTAATGGTACTATCCTTACCAGCAGCATCCATAGCTTGAAAAATAATTAGTAAAGAATAACTATTTTGAGCATAGAGAACATCTTGATATTTGGCTAATTGTAAAATACCTGCATTTAATTTTTTAACCGCATCACCTTTTTGGTGAAACTCACATTTATAACCTGGGTTATAGTCTTTTACTAAAGAAATCTGAGAACCTGGTTTAACAATATAAGGATCATGATTCATTTTAAAAAACTAGCACTCCTATGGAATTTTTTAACTTAATAACTTAATATAGCAATCCTAACTAATTTGTGAAAAATAGTAAGTAGTGTAGGGTGAGCATTGCCTACAAAAACCAGCTTACGGTGGGCAATGCCCACCCTACGTATAGTTTAAAAATCAAATAGGAATACTATAGTTAGGTAAATAAATATTTGTAGAGACGTTCCATGGAACGTCTCTACTCTATTGTATTCTGATATTTCTAAGAAACAGAAGATTGCAATTTCGTTAACTTGGCTAAAACCTCTGTACTGTGAATACTGGGATTAACTTTTACAAAAGTTTCTCGGATAATACCTTGAGGATCAATAATAAAACTATGGCGCATAGAGACAACACCTATCCAAGAGCCATAAGCTTTACTAACTTCACCTTTAGTATCAGCTAACAAAGGAAATTTTAGCCCTTCTGAGTCACAAAATTCGGCATGAGAATCAATATCATCAGCACTGATACCAATAATTTCCGTATTTTTATCAGTGTATTTGGGTAAATCTTGTTGAAAACGTCTGGCTTCAATAGTACAGCCAGAGGTAAAGTCTTTCGGGTAGAAATAGAGAACTACCCACTTACCCCGAAAATCAGCCAGAGAAACTTTACCATTACCTGTATTCGTCGGTAAGGTAAACTCAGGTGCTGGTTGATTAATTGTCGGTAATTTACCACCTATAGCTTGAGCATGGGGGGTAAAATTAAACCAACTGATAACAGCTAAACAAGTAGCAAATAAAATGCTAATAAAAGAGCGACGGGAAATCATTTTTTTTTCTTAACTAGAAACATAACTTAATATAAGTTAACATTCTTCCTGTCCGCTATTTTGAATCTGACTCAGGTTCAGGTAGTTTTTCCATGCTTTCAATGTATTGGCTATCTATAAGAAAAGCACCTCTAGTAAAACGTACACCCCAATAACCACCGGGGCGACGGTCAAGAACTATACCTTCTTCACCAATATGAATTACATCAGCAGGACGTAACATAGGCATTGGTTCAGCAGTTTTTACATAAGGTGGTAATGCTATCACACGGACTTTACTACCAATTGGGAATTCTGACGACATTTTGCAACAGTTTGTAATTTTGAATAAAGGCAAATAGCAAGTTTATTTTACTCCTAAAACCTGAATTATGCTTTAATTATAGTAGCTTTTTTATAATCAAATTAAGAACTATGAAAACTAGATTTTTAAATTCTTCTCTTGCGGTATTAATATTATGTAGTGGATATACAATTAATCAAACTGTATCAGCTAACCAACCTGTAAAAATAGCGAAATCTGTCTGGAAGTTATTTTATGCTCCCGACCGTAGTTTTCAGGTTTTAATGCCAGGTATTCCCAAAGAAGTTAAACAAATAGTAAAGGCAAAATCTGGAACCATCAAATTAAATATGTTTACAGTTGAACGTCAAAAAGAGGAAGTTAAATATGTGGTGGGTTATGTTGATTATTCATCTGAATATATTGAATTATTAAATCGCCGTAATCTTGTAGAAAAGGCTTTAGACAGTGGACAAAATAATGTGCTAAAAAAAGCTAAAGGAACTTTAATTAAGAAACAAAAAATTACTTTAGGTAGTTATTCTGGTAGAGAAGTTAGCTATGGCACACCTGGGGGGAAAATTGTTAACCAACGAATATACTTGATTGATAAAAGATTATATCAAGTGAGTGTAGAAACTACTAAAAAAAGACAGAAGTTTTTAACTAAGAGTATAGAAGGATTTTTAAATTCATTTAATGTATTCTCGAAATAATAATTCAAAAGTTAAAAATAGCTTACAGCGGTTTGCGCTCTTATGAGGTACATCTTAGCCCCCTCCCCGCTTGCGGGGAGGGGGTTGGGGGCTCACAAGGGTAGGTTTTTTACATTGTCGTGAGGGCAAGACTTGGAAGACAAGGCAGACAAGGTGGCAAGGGAGGAAAAGCGGACAAAATAAACCATAAACTGAGTATTTTGTGGATAAAATCCACCTTGTCTACTATCCTTCCTTGTCCTCCTGGTCTTGCCTTTACAGAAAATATTAAAAACCTACACCTGTCAGGGGTTGGGGGTGGGGTTCATGTACCTCATAACATCGGGAAGTGCTGTATCTGTGGGCTTCCACACCCGTCAGGG
The window above is part of the Dolichospermum sp. DET69 genome. Proteins encoded here:
- a CDS encoding peroxiredoxin, with product MISRRSFISILFATCLAVISWFNFTPHAQAIGGKLPTINQPAPEFTLPTNTGNGKVSLADFRGKWVVLYFYPKDFTSGCTIEARRFQQDLPKYTDKNTEIIGISADDIDSHAEFCDSEGLKFPLLADTKGEVSKAYGSWIGVVSMRHSFIIDPQGIIRETFVKVNPSIHSTEVLAKLTKLQSSVS
- a CDS encoding PAS domain S-box protein; translation: MNPPQKDLDFESLLQYLKTNRGFDFTGYKRSTLMRRVIKEMETLNIDTFANYQDYLEVHPDEFKDLFNTILINVTAFFRDTLAWEYLATEVIPSIIKNKQEDELIRIWSAGCASGQEAYTLSMVIAEILGIEEFRKRVKIYATDIDEEALIEARQAIYPARNIHEVPLELRDKYFDLVNKNYVFRQDLRRCVIFGRHDLLQDAPISRLDLLVCRNTLMYFNSEIQGKIINRFHFALNDNSYLFLGKAEMLVMHSNLFIPIDLKNRIFAKVSLGNIRNRQLIMANSHDKELVNNLYSLAVRIRELAFDTANSAQVVIDNQGTLIMINEQARNLFGLTIRDLNRPFQDLELSYRPVELRSLIEQVYSERHPITLTNVERFQANSEIQNLYMKIIPLQDLDQTIIGVTISFNDVSRYLKLQTALQRSRQELETTNEELQSTNEELETTNEELQSTNEELETTNEELQSTNQEMETMNEELQSANEELQTINNELNDRTNELDQTNIFLASILGSLQMGIVVLDSNFNILIWNDTVENLWGLRSDEVIHKSWFSLDIGLPIEQLRTPIRDIISGQKKFQETLVPATSRRGKQIQCYIAFTPLMNETVQGIIMMMTDVEKITSMVSPAGIEERQGKIGQIENNS
- a CDS encoding chemotaxis protein CheB, with amino-acid sequence MANLPDFDIVALAASAGGLTALIEVLANLPANFKSAIVIVQHLDPRHPSLMAEILSRRTPLTVVQANEGDELTPGTVYIAPPNNHLLVSSEGKASLSQSEMVHFLRPSADLLFESVAASYKERAIAVVLTGTGNDGAMGIEAIKKMGGTVIVQDDKSAEFAGMPSAAIKTGDVDFVLPLAEISSALMTLVMPHAHS
- a CDS encoding polyphosphate kinase 2 family protein; the encoded protein is MNHDPYIVKPGSQISLVKDYNPGYKCEFHQKGDAVKKLNAGILQLAKYQDVLYAQNSYSLLIIFQAMDAAGKDSTIKHVMSGVNPQGCQVFSFKSPSEEELDHDYLWRSMKSLPERGRIGIFNRSYYEELLIVRVHPEILKKQQLPNFPKGDQIWKQRFEEINNFENYLVNNGVIVLKFFLNVSKAMQRKRFLARIDSPEKHWKFSASDVKERAFWDDYMNAYEQVFNHTSTESAPWYIIPADRKWFTRLVVADIICTKLQELNLQYPQLSEEYKQQLSAAKKNLEAEN
- a CDS encoding DUF3148 domain-containing protein is translated as MSSEFPIGSKVRVIALPPYVKTAEPMPMLRPADVIHIGEEGIVLDRRPGGYWGVRFTRGAFLIDSQYIESMEKLPEPESDSK